The DNA segment GACGGCAGTGGTGGTGAGCAGGCGTGACAAGCACGTGCAGAAGCTCAAGGAGCAGAAGACGGCAAGGGCGACGGTGGCGGCGGCCAAGACGGGATAGCCGGTCTCCTGACCGCCTGCGGGGGCAGTCCCCGTCGTCAAGGGGACCCGTGTGGCCCAGGTGCGAGGTATGGAAGCTCACGACGGTTTGATGACAGCGACTCGCAAGCCAGGGCCGGCGGACCGGGGCTGAAGACCAAAGTGGACGATCGACGGAGATAGTCCATGTCCACCAAGGCATCCCCCATGACCTTCGGACTCGGCTCCTTCGGGGATCTTCCCCTCGCACGAAGTGCGAACCGGTGCAGTCCAGTTCCTCCACCCGGCGAGGCAAGGCGATGCGAGCGCCGAACTTCCGGGCGCGGCCCGGATGTCACGACGACCGTCGCCTATCCGGACGGCTCCCACCCCGCGAGCATGGAGACCAGCGTGCCCGGCATCTTCGCCGTCGGCGACGTGCGTTCGGGCTCCGTCAAGCGCGTGGCCTCCGCTGTCGGGGAGGGATCCATCGTCATCTCCGATGTGCACCGTGCCCTGGCCGCCGCCCGGCACACCGTCACCGGCTGAGACGGAGCGCAGCGGTGCTCACGGCCCGGAAGGGGGTGGGTAGTCCGTCCGGATCCGGCGCTGATCACGATCGCATCTGTTCCGCCTTTTCGGGTTTCCGCGTACCGGATCCCTTTTGGTTATGAGATGAACTCGAATACCTAAGCCAGCCTTTTTGAACGACAGGGCCATTACTTCACCGCGCCGATCACCCGCCAGCGCCGCAAGTTGCTCCCGGTCACACGCCGCGTTACTTTTGGTGCCTGTGAACAGTTGAGCAGGGGCCCGTCATGCTCCGGGCTCCTCATCATTTGCGCTTTCTACTCTTATCGCGGGAGAAGTGCTCATGGCCAAAATCCTCTTCGTGCTGACCGGTGCGAGTTACTGGACGTTGCGGGACGGTCACCGGCACCCGACCGGCTACTGGGCCGAGGAGTTCGTCGCCCCGTACACCGTGTTCACCAAGGACGGCCATCAGGTCACCGTCGCCTCGCCGGGGGGTGTCGTGCCGGTCGTGGACACGATGAGCCTGCGGCCCAGCATGGTCGGCGGCGAGGACAACGCACTGGCGCTGGAAGCCGCGATCGAGGCCGCGGACGAACTGCGCCACCCCGTCCCCCTCGACGAGGTGGACCTCGATGACTTCGACGCGGTCTACTATCCCGGCGGTCACGGCCCGATGGAGGACCTGGCCGTCGACGCGGACTCCGGCCGACTGCTGCGCGAGGCGCTGGACTCCGGCAAGCCTCTCGGCATCGTCTGCCACGCTCCGGCCGCGATCCTCGCGACCCGTGACGACAACGGTGACACTCCTTTCGCCGGCTATCGCGTGGCCGGGTTCAGCAACGAGGAGGAGGCGGGTGTCGGTTTCGCCGACAGGGCCAAGTGGCTGCTGGAGGACGAGCTGAAGAAGCTGCCCACCGACTACTCGCGGGGGCCGGCGTGGGAGCCGTACACAGTGGTGGACCGCACCCTTTACACGGGACAGAACCCCGCGTCCTCCGGACCGCTCGCCGAGGAGATCCTCAAGGTCCTCACCTGAGCGGAGCCGTGAGCCATAGAGCCCCCTCGCCGCTCGCGGGTGTCCGTGCTTCGAGGGTGTCCGCGCCGGGGACCGCGGTACGGCCACGCGCCGTTAATCACCAAGGAACTCACCCCGAATACACGCATTTCAATTGCAGCCTCCGAGTACGGCGAATGCGGGATTATTCTTCCGTCCGAGCACGGGGCAGGGTCCCGAATTCACCGGCCGGGCACGAGGGCGACGCGAACAGAGAACGCGAACACCGAAATCCACGAAGGAACCGATCATGGCCCTCGACCAAGTCCTCCCGCAGCGCATCGGCTTCGGCACGGCCCCCCTGGGGAACATGTTCCGCGCCGTCCCGGACGAAGAGGTGTCGGCGACGCTGGACGCCGCCTGGGACCAGGGCATCCGCTATTTCGACTCGGCCCCGCTGTACGGAGCCGGGCTCGCCGAGATCCGCCTGGGTGAACTGCTGTCCCAGAAGCCGCGGGACGAGTTCGTGCTGTCCTCGAAGGTGGGCCGGGTGATTCTCGACGAGGTCGAACCCGGGAGCCGGGATCTGGGGGACAAGGGCGACCTGTTCGCGCACGGAAGGCGCAACAAGATCCTGCACGACTGGACGGGCGACGCCACCGAGCGCTCCATCGAAGGCAGCCTGGAACGCCTCGGAGTGGACCGGCTGGACATCGTCTGGGTGCACGACATCGCCCAGGACTTCTACGGCGACCTGTGGCTGAGCAAGTTCGAGGAAGCACGGACCGGAGCCTTCCGGGTGCTGTCCCGGCTGCGGGACGAGGGCGTCATCAAGGCCTGGGGGCTCGGGGTCAACCGCACCGAACCCATCGAGCTCACCCTCGAACTGGACGAGCCGAAGCCCGACGGCTTCCTGCTGGCCGGCCGGTACACCCTCCTGGACCACGCGCACGCCTTGCAGCGACTGCTGCCCATGGCCGAGCAGCAGGACGTCGGCATGGTCGTGGGCGGCCCCTACAGTTCCGGCATCCTCGCCGGCGGTACCCACTTCGAGTACCAGGACGCGCCCCCGGAGATCATCGAGCGGGTCAAGCGCATCAAGGAGATCGCCGACCGGCACGGTGTCTCGATCAAGGCCGCCGCGCTCCAGTTCTCCCTCGCCCATCCGGTGAGCAACGCCGTCATCCCCGGCGCGACCAAGCCCAGCCGCATCACCGAGGACCTCGCCGCACTGCACGAGGAGATCCCCGTCGAGTTCTGGCGAGAACTCCGTGAGGCGGACCTCGTGAGCCCCCTGGCACCCCTGCCGGGCGGCGTCTGAACCCGCCGGGCGCCTCTGCCTCTCCCCCACCCCGCACTGCCTCCTCTTCGACGAGCTTGGAGACGCGCCATGGCATCCACATCGGTGAGCCGGATCGTCCCGGCCTCCCCCGAACACGTATGGCGGCTGATCGGCGGCTTCGATTCGCTGCCGGACTGGCTCCCGTTCATCCCCTCCAGCACGCTGGAGGACGGTGGCCGCATGAGAAGGCTCAGCGACGCGGAGGGCCAGACCATCGTCGAACGGCTGATCTCGTTCGACGAGGAGCAGCGCTTCTACAGTTACTCCATCGTCGAAGCCCCCTTCCCCGTGACCGACTACCTGTCCACCCTGCGCGTCTACGCCGTCACCGGGGACGACGCGGTCAGCGAGGTGCAGTGGTCGGGACGGTTCACGCCGCGGGACGTCCCGGACGCCGACGTCGTCGCTCTCTTCACCGGGATCTACAGCGACGGCCTGGAGGCGCTGCGGAAGGCACTGGGCTGACGCGGAGGCGGTGCGACCGGCATGCTTCTCGCGGTCATCTTCGCCGTATTGGCCGCCGCCAGTAACGCACTGGGCACCGTGCTTCAGCGGCGGGCGGTGGTCCATGTGCCCGACTCCCGTGGGCAGGGACTCCGTCTCGTCCGCGACCTGCTGCGCAATCCCGCCTGGTTCGTCGGGATCCTGGGAACCGTCTTCGCGGCGCTGTTCCAGGCCCTGGCCCTGATGTGGGGGTCGCTGGCGACCGTACAGCCGATCTTCATCCTCGAACTCCCGCTGGCTCTCGTGATCGGCAGCGCGGTCTCCCGGGTCGGCGTGTCCCGGAAGGCGTGGGGGTGCGTGATCTGCATCTTCGTCGGCCTGACCGTAGCCCTGTTCTCGGCCGCGCCCTCCGGCGGGCGGCCGCAGGTGCCCGGCATGTGGTGGGTGCCGACGCTCGTCGTCCTCGGCGGTCTCGGTGCGGCACTCGTCCTCGCCGGCCTGCGGCGCCCTCAGGGACTGGCGCGGGCCGCCTGCCTGGCGGCAGCGGCGGCGGTCGGCAACGCTCTCACGGCCGCCTTGGTGAAGTCCTCCATGTACGTCCTGTCGCAGCA comes from the Streptomyces sp. NBC_00820 genome and includes:
- a CDS encoding type 1 glutamine amidotransferase domain-containing protein is translated as MAKILFVLTGASYWTLRDGHRHPTGYWAEEFVAPYTVFTKDGHQVTVASPGGVVPVVDTMSLRPSMVGGEDNALALEAAIEAADELRHPVPLDEVDLDDFDAVYYPGGHGPMEDLAVDADSGRLLREALDSGKPLGIVCHAPAAILATRDDNGDTPFAGYRVAGFSNEEEAGVGFADRAKWLLEDELKKLPTDYSRGPAWEPYTVVDRTLYTGQNPASSGPLAEEILKVLT
- a CDS encoding aldo/keto reductase; protein product: MALDQVLPQRIGFGTAPLGNMFRAVPDEEVSATLDAAWDQGIRYFDSAPLYGAGLAEIRLGELLSQKPRDEFVLSSKVGRVILDEVEPGSRDLGDKGDLFAHGRRNKILHDWTGDATERSIEGSLERLGVDRLDIVWVHDIAQDFYGDLWLSKFEEARTGAFRVLSRLRDEGVIKAWGLGVNRTEPIELTLELDEPKPDGFLLAGRYTLLDHAHALQRLLPMAEQQDVGMVVGGPYSSGILAGGTHFEYQDAPPEIIERVKRIKEIADRHGVSIKAAALQFSLAHPVSNAVIPGATKPSRITEDLAALHEEIPVEFWRELREADLVSPLAPLPGGV
- a CDS encoding SRPBCC family protein; this encodes MASTSVSRIVPASPEHVWRLIGGFDSLPDWLPFIPSSTLEDGGRMRRLSDAEGQTIVERLISFDEEQRFYSYSIVEAPFPVTDYLSTLRVYAVTGDDAVSEVQWSGRFTPRDVPDADVVALFTGIYSDGLEALRKALG
- a CDS encoding DMT family transporter — protein: MLLAVIFAVLAAASNALGTVLQRRAVVHVPDSRGQGLRLVRDLLRNPAWFVGILGTVFAALFQALALMWGSLATVQPIFILELPLALVIGSAVSRVGVSRKAWGCVICIFVGLTVALFSAAPSGGRPQVPGMWWVPTLVVLGGLGAALVLAGLRRPQGLARAACLAAAAAVGNALTAALVKSSMYVLSQQGAAGFFLAWQTYGFAIAGSVSILLLGYAMQGGPLIGSQPALTLGDATVSFFLGVTLYAESPRGGWWLLPALLGATLVVYGVFALSRTRCLAKCVCPEEEGQGEPQHGRPAAEAM